One window of the Colletotrichum destructivum chromosome 6, complete sequence genome contains the following:
- a CDS encoding Putative pectate lyase, pectin lyase/virulence factor, with product MRFSSSLLVLLQGAAAVHGGVVERQATGCLASAPGFASLNGGTTGGTGGTEVTVKTQADLEKYASASGKYVIKVSGRITITPLGKEIKVASDKTVIGLGTSGELYQGGLGLNGAKNVIIRNLKIGHTNLNDGVENDRDGIQADTVSNIWIDHCLFENGGDGLLDLRKDTTFFTVSNNIFRNHDKNFGIGWTENVSARGTINHNWFDKTNQRNPSADNLAQVHLYNNYLYGITSYGHYARGSTNARVENVFFENTKNPLTKDAAAVLNASGNTYKSCTGTIAANSGTSFNPKSYYSYTLTPTADVPAYVKANAGPKASVCS from the exons ATGAgattctcttcttctcttctcgtTCTCCTTCAAGGGGCCGCAGCGGTTCATGGCGGCGTTGTGGAGAGGCAGGCCACGGGTTGCCTGGCTTCCGCTCCGGGGTTCGCTTCTCTCAACGGCGGAACAACtggcggcaccggcggcacAGAAGTTACCGTCAAAACCCAGGCGGATCTTGAGAAGTACGCCAGCGCATCCGGAAAGTATGTGATCAAAGTTAGTGGCCGGATCACCATCACGCCTCTCGGCAAGGAGATCAAGGTTGCGAGTGACAAGACCGTCATCGGTCTCGGCACATCTGGCGAACTCTACCAGG GCGGATTGGGGTTGAACGGGGCTAAGAATGTCATCATTCGAAACCTGAAGATCGGCCACACGAACTTgaacgacggcgtcgagaacGACCGCGACGGTATCCAAGCCGACACGGTCAGCAACATCTGGATCGACCATTGTCTCTTTGAGAACGGCGGTGACGGGCTGCTGGACCTTCGAAAGGACACCACCTTCTTCACCGTCTCGAACAACATCTTCCGCAACCACGACAAGAACTTCGGCATCGGCTGGACGGAGAACGTCTCGGCCCGCGGCACCATCAACCACAACTGGTTCGACAAGACCAACCAGCGGAACCCTTCCGCCGACAACCTCGCCCAGGTCCACTTGTACAACAACTACCTCTACGGCATCACCTCCTATGGCCACTATGCCCGTGGCAGCACCAACGCGCGGGTGGAGAACGTCTTCTTCGAGAACACCAAGAACCCGCTGACCAaggacgccgcggccgttCTGAACGCGTCTGGGAACACGTACAAGAGCTGCACCGGAACTATTGCGGCCAACTCTGGCACCTCTTTCAACCCCAAGAGCTACTATTCTTACACTCTCACCCCGACTGCGGACGTGCCTGCCTATGTCAAAGCTAACGCGGGCCCCAAGGCCTCTGTTTGCTCTTAA
- a CDS encoding Putative major facilitator superfamily, MFS transporter superfamily, translating into MDPEKGTPSPVYHGAPPESRQDGHETDHSSDGPSTSPAAKSDEQTYDDRKAWITVVASSLTMFVYLGVIYSWGIMQVRLVETTGSSLTTLTFVGSLATSFMICFSIVSDKIVCRIGYRLAALVGGVFMGLGEVLASFATHHVVALFFLHGLVFGLGGGLCVFSVSTAPMSLFKRHKALAMGFVFGGGSLGSAVMSVVTNFLVKDLDVAWTFRILGFILWGVSIPASFFLPRSTVSGNKSSRQLQWFRFKQPRFLLLVGGTVLACFPLFIPPYFVPIFSRSMGYSKETGIIILAAWNLASTLGRILAGWVADTLLGPVESLAICILFMSLSSLIVWPLSSSIGIFAVYLVFNGIGCGAFFSLTPIAISATFGGENTLSIIPVVWTTWFCGFFFGTPIASGLYSLSGDTDGLESFRPAAYYAGAMAMAGFACVLGIRFARKAEMAVKA; encoded by the exons ATGGATCCCGAAAAAGGAACCCCAAGCCCCGTCTACCATGGCGCGCCGCCCGAGTCGAGGCAAGATGGACACGAAACAGATCATTCAAGCGACGGCCCGTCGACCAGCCCGGCAGCGAAGTCAGATGAGCAAACGTACGACGACCGAAAAGCGTGGATCACGGTTgtggcctcctccttgaccaTGTTCGTCTACCTCGGAGTCATCTACTCTTGGGGCATCATGCAGGTCAGGCTCGTCGAGACGACCGGTTCGAGTCTGACGACCCTGACGTTCGTCGGCTCCCTGGCGACCTCTTTCATGATTTGCTTCAGCATCGTCTCGGACAAGATCGTTTGCCGCATAGGATACCGACTCGCCGCACTGGTTGGCGGTGTCTTCATGGGTCTCGGAGAGGTGCTCGCCAGTTTCGCGACCCATCACGTCGTCGCGCTGTTCTTCCTGCATGGGCTCGttttcggcctcggcggtggaTTGTGTGTTTTT TCGGTCTCCACTGCTCCAATGAGCTTGTTCAAGAGACACAAAGCCTTGGCGATgggcttcgtcttcggcggtGGCAGCCTGGGCTCTGCGGTCATGAGCGTCGTGACCAACTTCCTCGTCAAGGATCTTGATGTCGCCTGGACGTTCCGTATCCTTGGGTTCATCCTCTGGGGGGTGTCCATCCCTGCGTCGTTTTTCCTCCCTAGAAGCACCGTCTCTGGGAACAAGTCTTCCCGTCAACTCCAGTG GTTCCGCTTCAAGCAACCTCGCTTCCTCTTGCTAGTGGGAGGCACCGTCTTGGCCTGTTTCCCACTCTTCATCCCGCCCTACTTTGTCCCAATTTTCTCGAGATCAATGGGCTACTCCAAGGAGACCGGAATCATcatcttggcggcctggaACCTGGCTTCCACCTTGGGGCGTATCTTGGCGGGATGGGTCGCGGACACACTGCTGGGTCCCGTCGAGAGCCTGGCCATCTGCATCCTCTTCATGAGTCTCAGCTCTCTCATTGTCTGGCCGCTCTCGAGCTCCATCGGGATATTTGCCGTCTACCTCGTCTTCAACGGCATTGGCTGCGGTGCATTCTTCAGCCTGACGCCCATTGCGATCAGCGCCACGTTCGGCGGCGAGAACACGCTCAGCATCATCCCGGTGGTCTGGACGACATGGTTTTGCGGCTTCTTTTTC GGTACGCCGATTGCTTCCGGACTCTACTCTCTCTCGGGAGACaccgacggcctcgagagTTTCAGACCGGCTGCGTATTATGCCGGTGCTATGGCAATGGCGGGATTCGCTTGCGTGTTGGGCATACGGTTCGCCCGCAAGGCAGAGATGGCGGTAAAAGCGTAG
- a CDS encoding Putative aminotransferase class-III, pyridoxal phosphate-dependent transferase, major yields MAPARDDELFTPATACQNPTSLKSNGVEGRLMHRSLVQHPSMVESASGVYLNLANGQKVIDACGGAAVAIIGHGNEEVIQAITDQARKVSYVHTQAYTTQPAEELANVILDGNPHGLEKAFFVCSGSEAVESALKLARQYHYEKGQPQRLHLIGRRQAYHGNTMATMSISTVAARKVPYHGFGYPHVSFVSPAYAYQYQRKDETEDEFTARLLAEIEAEFQRVGPGNVIAFVAETMVGATAGCVAPPVGYLAGVRQICDKHGALLILDEVMCGTGRTGTFFAFEQEGVVPDIVTVAKGLGGGYGPIAGVLMHEKVVAALRQGSNAFNHGHTYQAHPVACAAALAVQKILKRDDLVARCAQLGKKLEALLRTELINCRSVGNIRGRGLFWGVEFVKDRDTKETFDPKTRFGIRVQERAFEKGVALYPGAGTVDGSRGDHVLLAPPYTTTEEQLQVICRVFREALEEIEAETL; encoded by the coding sequence ATGGCTCCCGCGAGAGACGACGAGCTCTTCAcgccggccacggcctgcCAGAACCCCACAAGCCTCAAGTCCAATGGCGTGGAGGGTCGTTTGATGCACCGCTCCTTGGTCCAGCATCCCTCAATGGTTGAGTCCGCCAGCGGGGTCTATTTAAACCTGGCCAACGGTCAGAAAGTCATCGACGCCtgcggcggtgccgccgttgcgATCATCGGCCACGGCAACGAGGAAGTCATCCAAGCCATCACCGACCAGGCCCGGAAAGTGAGCTACGTCCACACACAAGCGTACACCACCcagccggccgaggagctcgccaaTGTCATCCTCGACGGCAACCCTCACGGACTCGAGAaggccttcttcgtctgcaGCGGAAGTGAGGCCGTCGAGTCGGCGTTGAAGCTGGCCCGCCAGTACCACTACGAAAAGGGGCAGCCGCAGAGGCTGCACCTCATCGGCAGAAGACAGGCATACCACGGCAACACCATGGCGACTATGTCCATCTCCACCGTCGCGGCGCGGAAGGTCCCTTACCACGGCTTCGGCTATCCCCACGTCTCGTTCGTCTCGCCGGCGTACGCGTACCAGTACCAACGCAAAGACGAGACCGAGGATGAGTTCACAGCCCGGCTCCTGGCAGAAATCGAGGCGGAGTTCCAGCGAGTTGGGCCGGGTAACGTCATTGCGTTTGTGGCCGAGACCATGGTCGGAGCCACCGCGGGATGCGTGGCGCCCCCGGTCGGCTATCTCGCGGGTGTCCGACAGATCTGCGACAAGCACGGCgcccttctcatcctcgacgaggtcatgTGCGGCACCGGACGCACGGGGACGTTCTTCGCCTTCGAGCAAGAGGGGGTTGTCCCTGacatcgtcaccgtcgccaaggGACTGGGGGGAGGCTACGGTCCCATCGCCGGTGTTTTGATGCACGAAAAGGTGGTCGCCGCCTTGAGGCAGGGCTCCAACGCCTTCAACCACGGACACACATACCAGGCGCACCCCGTTGCTTGCGCCGCGGCTTTGGCCGTCCAGAAGATCCTGAAGCGAGATGACCTGGTGGCTCGCTGCGCTCAACTGGGCAAGAAACTGGAGGCTCTGCTGCGCACTGAGTTGATCAACTGCCGATCGGTTGGTAATATCAGGGGCCGGGGGTTGTTCTGGGGAGTGGAGTTCGTCAAGGACCGAGACACCAAAGAGACTTTCGATCCCAAGACGCGCTTCGGCATTCGTGTTCAAGAGCGGGCCTTCGAGAAGGGCGTGGCGTTGTATCCTGGCGCTGGCACAGTTGACGGCTCGAGGGGGGATCACGTCTTGCTCGCGCCTCCATACACGACCACAGAAGAGCAGCTACAAGTCATTTGCCGAGTCTTCAGGGAAGCACTTGAAGAAATTGAGGCGGAAACACTGTAA
- a CDS encoding uncharacterized protein (Putative zn(2)Cys(6) fungal-type DNA-binding domain, transcription factor domain, fungi): MRSSLSCESCRRLPPGSTPRLRRRSKIRCVNSGTPPCTKCEKSGKLDCTLTRPQVPPTRRAAGRARRATEEAPSTSFSHDVDSQRLLVSAPQSRGPATPSSGIEHRDGREEMEGHLEQIPKDVVFIALEAFWRKFPELRVIHPSSFMESFGSTCPRESKALLATVLAMTKTQKPDSDRLRTQILFPSERYASYACDVLAACILQPPDVKVIQALLILTLYEWGTRDFHKAWMHCGIAIRMMQLLHSSRVAPFPLEIPRRSEPNSLTPAIETRTFWACFIMDCMVSSGTYNPRVLPKPEMRKLNVPRPPTSTEFALGAGSSGQPEHSGEDAAPDPANSSVYLDLDQGFGIMADGFDIYSDIMAFVFNDGRKAPGMCLPENCPWAPTSPVACWRRRLEEWRLKQHPRLHYPDNSVAAHATLGYGESFVYLNLLYYQSIVMLQREYFPFLPTMDMTPQGPIDPPILEAEAPPGWWEQSAKELFEAAAHLASILRDASECGVAVMTPFAGFCAFSSCYINLYGFRFPRITCGYGPRAEELMNSSIEYLKKFREVWDLGDGWLKTIQNGSLMYQRATSDIQRYRGRSRVDFSVLHQSIHEFRVVDRSAQHLVEINNAERSSIGTAEGDSLSEKQQQNVGFNAQGLVDATGAMDDQGLWPNWWSLMEDVDTSEIFTMT, from the exons ATGCGGTCAAGTCTCTCGTGCGAATCTTGCCG CCGCTTACCCCCTGGTTCTACTCCCCGACTCCGCAGGCGGTCCAAGATCAGATGCGTCAACAGCGGAACTCCGCCGTGCACCAAATGTGAAAAGTCCGGGAAATTGGACTGCACCCTGACGAGGCCGCAAGTCCCGCCTACCCGGAGAGCGGCTGGACGGGCACGGagggcgacggaggaggcaCCGTCGACTTCCTTCAGTCATGATGTCGACTCCCAGCGGCTCCTCGTCTCGGCGCCCCAATCGCGAGGCCCGGCGACCCCTTCATCGGGCATAGAGCATCGAGATGGCagagaggagatggaggggcaCCTTGAACAGATCCCCAAAGACGTGGTTTTCATAGCCCTAGAAGCCTTCTGGCGGAAGTTCCCCGAACTTCGCGTCATCCACCCTTCCTCCTTCATGGAGTCTTTTGGATCGACCTGCCCGAGAGAGAGCAAAGCGTTGCTGGCAACTGTCCTTGCCATGACGAAAACCCAGAAGCCGGACTCGGATCGTCTGAGGACGCAGATCTTGTTTCCGAGCGAACGCTACGCGTCTTATGCGTGCGACGTCTTGGCTGCATGCATACTGCAGCCGCCGGACGTAAAGGTCATCCAGGCACTGCTTATACTCACGCTCTATGAATGGGGTACTCGCGACTTTCACAAAGCTTGGATGCACTGCG GCATCGCCATCCGTATGATGCAGCTGCTTCACAGTTCCCGGGTTGCGCCTTTCCCACTCGAGATCCCTCGCCGCAGCGAGCCGAACAGCCTCACGCCAGCCATCGAGACCAGGACCTTCTGGGCGTGCTTCATCATGGACTGTATGGTGAGTTCGGGTACATACAACCCGCGCGTGCTGCCGAAACCAGAGATGCGCAAGCTCAACGTTCCACGACCGCCTACTTCCACGGAGTTTGCTCTCGGGGCAGGGTCTTCGGGCCAGCCGGAGCATTCGGGCGAAGACGCCGCCCCAGACCCAGCAAACAGCTCTGTTtacctcgacctcgaccaaGGCTTTGGCATCATGGCGGACGGTTTCGACATCTACTCCGACATTATGGCCTTTGTCTTCAACGACGGCCGCAAGGCGCCGGGCATGTGCTTGCCCGAGAATTGCCCCTGGGCCCCAACATCCCCCGTGGCGTGTTGGCGTCGCAGGCTCGAGGAATGGAGGTTGAAACAACACCCTCGGCTGCATTATCCCGACAACAGCGTTGCTGCGCATGCGACGTTGGGCTACGGCGAATCCTTCGTCTATCTCAACCTGCTGTACTATCAGAG CATCGTGATGCTTCAGAGGGAATACTTCCCCTTTCTACCGACCATGGACATGACCCCCCAGGGACCGATCGACCCGCCGATTCTCGAAGCGGAAGCTCCTCCGGGGTGGTGGGAGCAGAGTGCAAAGGAACTGTTCGAAGCAGCCGCGCATCTCGCGAGCATCCTCCGAGACGCGTCGGAGTGTGGCGTGGCAGTCATGACACCCTTTGCCGGATTTTGCGCCTTCTCGTCCTGCTACATCAATCTCTATGGCTTTAGGTTCCCGCGCATCACATGCGGCTATGGCCCAAGAGCCGAAGAGCTGATGAATTCAAGCATCGAATATCTCAAGAAGTTCCGCGAGGTCTGggacctcggcgatggctGG TTGAAAACAATTCAGAATGGGTCTCTGATGTACCAGAGAGCAACTTCGGACATTCAGAGGTATCGTGGGCGGTCCCGTGTCGACTTCAGCGTGCTGCATCAGTCCATTCACGAGTTCCGGGTTGTGGACAGGTCGGCGCAGCACTTGGTGGAAATCAACAACGCCGAGAGGAGCTCGATCGGGACCGCCGAGGGAGACTCGTTGAGCGAGAAGCAGCAACAGAACGTTGGCTTCAACGCCCAGGGACTGGTCGACGCAACTGGCGCCATGGACGATCAAGGTCTCTGGCCGAATTGGTGGTCGTTGATGGAAGATGTTGATACTTCAGAGATATTCACGATGACTTGA